A window of the Brassica oleracea var. oleracea cultivar TO1000 chromosome C1, BOL, whole genome shotgun sequence genome harbors these coding sequences:
- the LOC106327345 gene encoding F-box protein At1g30790-like, giving the protein MRVQDLVFLYPKPKIRRFLLRCQAIAFVITLGGGGGGGLVSRSRVTSPYYRPMTVGLSINGFMYYAASVPNQTAETPPTHVFVCFDVRNERILSFITTPKEVLVWKVHTSLIEYKGKLAVVVPTNCLRSGSSFDRFDLWILEDVTKHEWSRQSFQLPLSLPFAFRRSQRMISQGTNKAGEIIFSPTSLPGRAQPFYVFYFNPDTKNTRRVRIHGVADTEEFWSRHGLTGMCCVSFSPQHDDSIAFL; this is encoded by the coding sequence ATGCGTGTCCAAGACTTGGTCTTCCTTTATCCGAAGCCAAAGATTCGTCGCTTCTTACTACGCTGCCAAGCCATAGCTTTTGTTATAACACTTGGAGGAGGAGGAGGAGGAGGACTAGTATCTCGTAGCCGAGTTACCTCCCCGTATTATCGCCCTATGACTGTGGGACTAAGCATCAATGGTTTCATGTATTATGCTGCTTCTGTTCCAAATCAAACTGCAGAGACTCCTCCTACTCATGTGTTTGTGTGTTTTGATGTTAGAAACGAGAGGATACTAAGTTTTATCACTACGCCTAAGGAGGTCCTGGTTTGGAAGGTTCATACATCATTGATAGAATACAAAGGGAAGCTAGCTGTCGTTGTACCAACAAACTGTTTGAGATCTGGTTCTTCTTTCGACCGTTTTGATCTTTGGATACTGGAGGATGTGACGAAACATGAGTGGTCCAGACAATCATTTCAGCTTCCCTTGTCTCTTCCCTTCGCTTTTCGGAGGAGTCAGCGTATGATTTCCCAAGGAACCAACAAGGCCGGTGAAATCATTTTCTCCCCAACATCTCTGCCAGGCCGTGCCCAGCCCTTCTATGTTTTCTACTTCAACCCAGACACCAAAAACACGAGAAGAGTCAGGATCCACGGAGTCGCTGATACTGAAGAGTTCTGGAGCCGTCATGGACTCACAGGCATGTGCTGCGTCTCTTTCTCGCCCCAACACGATGATAGTATTGCTTTTTTATAA
- the LOC106323220 gene encoding uncharacterized protein LOC106323220 has protein sequence MSMLKLNTPTFPNLASSLFPNSNPRGPSQIRFSNRWGKANADLLSLSLLDQRCRRDQIRCCGMAGGGGGGGDHHHVGVWWDLNTCPVPAGVDPRCVRPCIESALEKLFGSRSAVSIYIYAIGNLEFISTDLLQNISSSGIIVTHAPCGMHDLHDFLIDWSADELKNPHPPGYVMIISSDYRLLYPKRFRLFGFTTFVAYPKGVRLLAHLTQLKFIGREFDEVFAKEFVWETLLSDNLDETLLLSDNNTCDEKPLCICNICCYDYEVCDEFITHLKCEEHRNQWSEIVHDRKLKYFCQVCNYPAYSHYNLFLHNQSEAHNRKLVEKQAQEEEDCQSRKTNPELDLFYERNKEQSL, from the exons ATGTCAATGTTGAAACTCAACACCCCCACTTTCCCAAATTTAGCGTCATCTCTGTTCCCAAATTCGAACCCAAGAGGACCCAGCCAGATTCGATTCTCTAACAGATGGGGCAAGGCTAACGCCGATCTCCTCTCTCTCTCTCTTTTGGATCAACGTTGCAGAAGGGATCAAATTCGTTGTTGCGGGATGGCAGGAGGAGGAGGAGGAGGAG GTGATCATCATCATGTGGGAGTGTGGTGGGACCTGAACACGTGTCCGGTTCCGGCTGGTGTAGACCCTCGTTGTGTCCGTCCGTGTATAGAATCTGCCTTGGAGAAGCTGTTTGGTAGTCGTTCTGCAGTCAGCATCTATATCTATGCCATAGGAAACCTAGAATTCATCTCTACTGACCTCTTGCAAAACATCTCTTCCTCCGGAATCATTGTTACTCATGCCCCCTGCG GTATGCACGACTTACATGATTTTCTTATCGACTGGTCTGCGGATGAGCTTAAAAACCCACATCCTCCTGGTTACGTAATGATCATCTCGAGTGATTATAGACTGCTTTACCCTAAGCGTTTTCGGCTTTTTGGATTCACTACTTTTGTTGCATATCCAAAAGGTGTTCGCCTACTTGCCCATCTTACCCAGCTAAAATTTATTGGCCGAGAGTTTGACGAAGTGTTTGCCAAAGAGTTTGTCTGGGAAACCTTATTGAGTGATAATTTGGATGAAACTTTATTATTGAGTGACAACAACACATGTGATGAGAAACCTCTCTGCATTTGCAACATATGCTGTTATGATTACGAAGTATGTGACGAATTCATCACTCATCTCAAGTGTGAAGAGCACAGAAACCAG TGGTCTGAAATTGTGCACGACCGCAAGCTTAAATATTTTTGCCAAGTTTGCAATTATCCCGCCTATAGCCACTATAACCTCTTTCTCCATAACCAAAGTGAAGCACATAATCGCAAG CTGGTTGAGAAACAGGCTCAAGAAGAGGAGGATTGCCAGAGCAGGAAGACAAATCCAGAATTGGATCTCTTCTACGAGAGAAACAAGGAGCAATCTCTTTGA